A DNA window from Deltaproteobacteria bacterium contains the following coding sequences:
- a CDS encoding metalloregulator ArsR/SmtB family transcription factor, translated as MSGYRQSLCAVAHCRRLEPRRNGKMAFVRRHIESHRGVVTITIFQYNDMRVTAMELVRVIKALADPLRLRMLAAVAEEELSVGEVQQIVVSAQSAVSRNLAILRDAGFVRDRKEGTNVYFSLRGDMTAPAQELFQSLRSRFAEIPEIKKDRLRLVECRRRRLHRSQNYFESVAGDWERIRKTYFDDRVASLAIEKLLPRSLTLADIGCGTGSLTFELARFAERVIGVDLSKEMLRHARTLAKERQLTNVEFRHGDAAKLPLADDGVDAAFSVMVLHFLPSPQRAVAELCRIARPDGSVILVGLVQHNQEWMREQMAHRWLGFDRASIEKWLLAGGAKSFDYELTGSFAGEKLARNGNRPVEIFVARADIGVSPNQPMMIGKATDGGY; from the coding sequence ATGTCAGGTTACCGGCAAAGTTTATGCGCCGTCGCGCACTGCCGGCGCCTAGAACCCCGGCGCAACGGAAAGATGGCCTTCGTCCGGCGCCACATCGAAAGTCATAGGGGCGTTGTCACCATCACAATATTTCAATATAATGATATGAGGGTAACGGCGATGGAGCTTGTCCGTGTCATAAAAGCATTGGCCGATCCGTTGCGATTGCGCATGCTGGCGGCAGTGGCCGAAGAAGAATTGAGCGTCGGCGAGGTGCAGCAGATCGTCGTCTCGGCGCAATCGGCGGTGTCGCGCAATCTAGCGATTTTGCGCGACGCCGGATTCGTGCGCGACCGCAAGGAAGGCACCAACGTTTATTTTTCTTTGCGCGGCGATATGACCGCACCGGCCCAGGAACTCTTCCAGTCGCTGCGCAGCCGCTTCGCCGAGATTCCGGAAATAAAGAAAGATCGCCTGCGCTTGGTCGAATGCCGGCGCCGCCGCCTGCATCGCTCGCAAAATTATTTCGAGTCGGTGGCGGGCGATTGGGAGCGCATCCGCAAGACCTATTTCGATGACCGGGTCGCATCGCTAGCGATTGAGAAGCTGCTGCCGCGAAGTCTAACCTTGGCTGACATTGGCTGCGGCACGGGAAGTTTGACATTCGAGCTGGCGCGTTTTGCAGAACGGGTCATTGGTGTCGATCTTTCTAAAGAAATGCTGCGCCATGCGCGGACGCTGGCCAAGGAGCGTCAATTAACCAACGTCGAGTTTCGCCACGGCGACGCGGCCAAGCTGCCGCTGGCCGACGACGGCGTCGATGCTGCCTTTAGCGTGATGGTGCTCCATTTTCTGCCCAGCCCGCAACGGGCGGTGGCCGAACTGTGCCGCATCGCGCGGCCGGACGGTTCGGTGATTCTGGTGGGTTTGGTGCAGCACAACCAGGAATGGATGCGGGAGCAGATGGCGCATCGCTGGCTCGGTTTTGACCGGGCATCGATCGAAAAATGGCTTTTGGCCGGCGGCGCAAAGTCATTCGACTACGAGCTGACCGGCTCTTTTGCCGGAGAGAAATTGGCGCGCAACGGGAACCGCCCGGTGGAGATCTTTGTCGCCCGGGCCGATATCGGCGTGTCGCCCAATCAGCCGATGATGATAGGAAAGGCAACTGATGGCGGATACTGA